From one Lycium barbarum isolate Lr01 chromosome 6, ASM1917538v2, whole genome shotgun sequence genomic stretch:
- the LOC132643614 gene encoding uncharacterized protein LOC132643614 — translation MSESFTIQIHSNLVKQLADEGEKLKKKTRKPKTKIQRENKAAQKPISGDPDVVKGPAATGWPVQPPLFMPVPPPTHPAIAELDAIRSVLKESEKVVERLQKQEENMLQEVTKKAKDLHDKEFKLPNQKPIPCLDERDACFKCYKEHEKDPLNCANVVQNFAECARRVKQQVSLADK, via the coding sequence ATGAGTGAATCATTCACTATACAGATCCACAGCAATTTAGTTAAACAGCTTGCTGATGAGGgtgaaaaattgaagaagaaaacGAGGAAGCCAAAAACAAAGATACAAAGAGAAAACAAAGCAGCGCAGAAGCCAATCTCTGGTGATCCTGATGTAGTGAAGGGGCCTGCTGCTACAGGATGGCCTGTTCAGCCTCCTTTGTTCATGCCAGTCCCTCCACCAACTCATCCTGCTATTGCAGAATTAGATGCTATTCGATCTGTGCTCAAAGAGAGCGAGAAAGTTGTGGAGAGGTTGCAGAAACAGGAGGAAAACATGTTGCAAGAAGTGACAAAGAAGGCTAAGGATCTACACGATAAGGAGTTCAAACTTCCGAATCAAAAGCCTATCCCTTGCTTGGATGAGAGAGATGCTTGTTTTAAATGCTACAAGGAACATGAAAAGGACCCCCTAAATTGTGCTAATGTGGTTCAAAATTTTGCAGAATGCGCTCGCAGAGTTAAGCAGCAAGTCAGCCTGGCGGATAAGTAG